The genomic segment CGGCGTGCACGAGCCGTTCAACATCGCGCTGCTCGAGATCTCGGGCGGCCGGATCGCGGCCATCCACCACTACCTGTTCCCCGAGCTGTTCGAGGCCTTCGGGCTGCCGACCCGGCTCGAGGCCTAGGGCCCGGCCACGCTCCCCGAGGGCATCTCGGTCGGGCACTGGACCGACCCCCGAGGCCGGACGGGCTGCACCGTCGTGCTGGCCCCGGCCGGCGCCGTGGCGGGCGCCGACGTCCGCGGCGGCGCGCCGGGAACGCTGGGCACCGACGCGCTGCGGCCCGGGATGCTCGTGCAGGAGGCCCACGCGATCCTGCTGACCGGCGGCAGCGCGTTCGGGCTCGACGCGGCGGCCGGCGTCATGGCCCACCTCGAGCAGGGCGGCCACGGCCTGGCCATCGGCCCCGTGCGCGTCCCCATCGTCGCCGGCGCGGTGATCTTCGACCTTCTCACGAGCGACGCGTCGGCCCGGCCCGGCGCCGCGGCGGGCACGGCGGCCTGCCGCGCCGCGACGCGCGAGCCCGCCGTCGGCGCGGTCGGGGCGGGCACCGGCGCCACGGTGGCCAAGGCCGCCGGCGCGGCGGGCACGGCGCCCGGCGGCTTCGGCCTGGCCGGCGCGCGGGCCGGCGACGCGACCGTCGCGGCGGCGATGGTCGCCAACGGCGTCGGCGGCGTCTGGGACGACGAGCGCCACACGTGGATCGCGCCGCTGGCCGGCTGGGATCACGCGTCCGGCCTCATGCCGGGCGCCAACACGACGATCGGCGTCGTGGTCACCGACGCGCGGCTGACCAAGGAGCAGGCCAACCGCGTGGCGACCGTCGCCCACGACGGGATCGCGCGCGCCGTGCGCCCGGCGCACACCCG from the Baekduia soli genome contains:
- a CDS encoding P1 family peptidase, with product MLAPAGAVAGADVRGGAPGTLGTDALRPGMLVQEAHAILLTGGSAFGLDAAAGVMAHLEQGGHGLAIGPVRVPIVAGAVIFDLLTSDASARPGAAAGTAACRAATREPAVGAVGAGTGATVAKAAGAAGTAPGGFGLAGARAGDATVAAAMVANGVGGVWDDERHTWIAPLAGWDHASGLMPGANTTIGVVVTDARLTKEQANRVATVAHDGIARAVRPAHTRYDGDTMFCLATGAVDAPADAVEAVAAQVVAAAIAAGVRAAGAA